TCAAACAACCCAACTGAAAGAACAACATGAGAAAGTCAGACAGCCAAACCCTAATAAAACAACGGACAACCTAAAAAACCAGACCAAGTTCGAAACTTACCAAGAGAAACAACCAAAACCCAACGGAGAAGTACGGCAGGAAGAGACGGACACAAATTAGTAAGAaaaacaagagagagaaagagagcaaatTGGCAGCGCGAGAAAGTTTGCAAAGGAAAATGAGAAGGAGCGGAAATGAAGAGAAAAGAAGAAACGGTTACTTAAAGGAGCGAAAGGAAGTTGAAACGACAAGAAGCAGATCTGGGCGGTTGAAAATATCACAACTCCCCACACTTGCCGGATGGCCGACACATGTCCAAAACACTTTTCAAATCTCCCGCCACGCGTATAAGGAAAAATGAACCGTCGCCACGTGTCAGTCAAAGGGGGCTAGTCGGCCTAAAAAGttaagggggctagtcagcctaaaaactcaagggggctagtcagcctaaaaagccaagggggctagtcagcctaaaaagccaagggggctagtcagcctagaaactcaagggggctagtcagcctaaaaaaaaaaaaaaaaaaaaaaaaaaaaaaaaactcaagggGGCTGGTCATTCAAAGAAATCAAAGATAACAGGCAGCCAAGAGAATCAAACACAAACATGGGCAGCCGACATACAGAAAACTATCCACTTAAAGCGATCAATCCTTGTCCTAATGGGGGCTAGTCGTGACATCAGAACAAGTATCGAGCTAAAAACCGCATTGTAAAACGGCCATCTACAAGACAATCACACCCATGGGGTGTTGATCGTCcccaagggggctagttgtatagGGGGCTTACCCCCAACTTTCGCTTTTTTCTTTTATCAGAGCAACTACAGACTGTAAAAGCCAGCTGTagtcactctgagggggctagttgtacgggtagCCCTACCGGCATACCGGTAGGACAACCCATAACAGCTGTATCATAGACATATACTCACAAGAAGCACCAAAGGTGCAGTCGGCATCCAGGGTTTACAATCCCAGTCGGCATTGCTCTGACATCATCTACCTATCAGAGCCGAAAGGGAGGATCCGGAACCAACGGGTAATAACCCGGGTCCTCCGTACAAATAACCCGTCTATATATACGGACCCCCATCAATGCCAAAGGTACGCAATTCCAGCCCAATCATTCTTATAAGCATTTATTACAGAGCTACCAGCAtaatctgacttaagcatcggaggggtaattctcggatcacccccgaggctagttaacggtTTCACTGTGCAGGATCCAGTCAGCAATCTCAGTCGGAAGTCAGTCATCCCTTTCCTGTTCCAAGTCCACTACCGGAACAATTACTAATAACGTATATGTGCCACATGAAACTCTTTTCTTCACTAGAACATGCTATGTCATCTCCTTATCAAAGGATATGTACAACCAAAAGTTCTTATAATAGGATTTGAATATGAGACCTGTCACATTCAAAGTAGTTGTCTTACTATCTTAGCCAACCATgagatatttttttttccacATAAATATATGTAACTTGAAACGTCAAATTGTATAGTTTACACTATTAATTTACCTATTACACACCACAATATATGATATTCTAAGTAGTAAACATCGTCCGGGGCTAAACACTAGTTTGTAATTTATAATACGCTTAGTGGCTCATTCGCAACTACAAGAAACACACGGGGTAATGACAACCGTTTTCTCAGTAGGGATTAATTAATGCTAATGTTAGCGTGAGCTAATAAACCAACCCACCAATTGTTTCACATGGCCAAACACCTAAATGGTTCACATGTGACTCTATAGTACTAGTATATTATAGCGGCCTTGGCCCTTAGTCCCCTCACCCAATAGTTCATTGCCTTTTAAGTTTTAACCTCAAAGCCAtcaagagaaagagagagaagctAAGAAGATGAACTTCAAGAAAACAAAATCCTTAATTACCTCATTATTGTTGCTAATCATGGGGTTTAGCATAATGGCAAGAAAATGCAATGCAACAACATTCCAAGAGTGTTATATACCATGTTACATACTTTGTGCTATTCAACCAACTCACACTCTTTCTTATTGTGCCTTTGAGTGTCTTAGGGATTGTATTATCCCTACTAACAATACTCATGTCACTTCCTTCCATTTTTGCAATCTTGGGTGTGCTTCTTCTCATTGCACCAATATTAGCACCCTCAAAAAACCAGGTATATACTTTTTTTACTTTAAAGTcgggttttttcttttttatttggtACGTGTTATAAACACTGAAAGAAAAATAACGTTAATGTCCCCATAATAAATGAGAATTGACCTTTAATCATATAGACACGTAGTAGTTAAAGTAAGGGGTTTTTGAATTAAGGGTTCCTTATTTAGTGTTCGAGCTGTGTTTTTTCTTCGATCTTCTTCCGTGGTAGTGATTATGGACTTATATCGTATGTTTTTCTGTTATTATGGGACATGCGGTATGTTTTTGTTTCCAATCGAGTCTAAGTAATGTCAATaggtacattttttttaattttattttgtggGATGGATATCTAACCAAATAGCGTTTTGATTGAACTTACAGGTGGAAAGGAAGTAGAAGGCTGTGTTAGATCTTGCAACGGAGTTTGTGAGAAGAACTACTTGAATAACGTGACTCCATAAGTCAATAACAAGTCTTTTCTTGATGCTTATAATTAATTCATTTTGCttaatttatctattttttttccctttttataGAAAATGGAAAAGGGTAAGAATTTAACGTTGGATTTGGGTAGTGTGTGACTGTTGCTCGTGATTCTATAATTAAATGTAACGCAACTGTTGTTATTTTGTCAACGTAACTTCTTGAGTTACTTAATTTCTATGATTAAGTGGAAATTTAAGTATtctctccgtctctttttgttctttttgtttgGTAATTTTCACGTgttttaacaattaattaatttgcatcgagattcccCAATGCTTTTATTTAACAAGAtaaattacatttatttataatgttttcacttttatcaaaattcttatattgggaaatgagaaaaatttaatgcccCAATGGAAAAATGTGAAATATTAAATGAcctaataaatttaattggttaaaataataattggacacaaattttgagagaatactaagtcatttatgtgataatataaaaggaaatgtaaagaacattttgaaatacccaaaatgaaaaacgtaaagaacaaaaagagacggaaggAATACGTACAAACTTTCTCCTACAATTGTTCCATGGATGATGTTGTGTTACTGTTACACTAAAACAAGATCGCTCTATGACCAATGGCATTTAAAAAAACATAGCATAAAGAATCAATTAACTTGTTTATCTAAGATTTGTATTATAAAGTCCCATGTATaatatatatgtaaaaatcaTGTTCTAAAACATTACCTATAAGCAAAGATTATTGATCTTTGCAAGCACCGTAGAGATCTTCGAAAAACATCTCGTAAAGAATCAATTTCAATTCATAGCTAATTTATAATCCATTGCACTAAAAATAATTGTGTTATTTTGCGCGTAACGAAGTTCTAAACTGGAGTACTAAATAGAAGCAAGGATTGTTGATCTTAATTTGTGATATACTTATATTATGGTAGATTAGCCTTAGCGTACAAATATTTGGTAATTACAAGGGGATCACATAAAAGAGACAAATAAAAGTACAATGTGTGAAATATAAAGGATTTGTTTACATGTGGGTGTTAGACCCGTGATGAAAGAATGATAGTGCATTTTTGTTTTGTAATGTTTTATAATTCTAAGTTTCCTATTTCGGGGAAAGGAAAAGCAGTCACGGGCGGGCGCATACAATTTGACAGAATGATCCATAGATACACAAATTAAGCTTTctaccaattgaggttgacaATAGTGGTTAAGGGACTCTTGTTCTTTAACTAAGGTCTTGGGTTCGAggcttgggaatggaaaaattctcaactgggagggatgctgctagagctgtcaaaacaggttatcgggtcgggtttgggtaaggtcatctcgggtctcgggtcatgatcaggtTGGATCGTGCCGGGTCAATATTTCATTCGGGTTGagttcgggttcggtcgggttgatttcaggtcgggtcataaCTGATTTTTTCCTAtcccgggttcaggtcgggttcgggtcgggttacATTTCGATCAGGTTTTATTTCGGGTTCAggtcttatcgggtcgggtttaagtcggtttgtagcagataatttcgggttcgggttttatcgagtcgggtttaagtcggtttgcaacacaattattttcgggttcgggtcttagtttggatcggataataatcaGATCAAATAGAATTCAGATCGGGTCACTCTGAGGGACGTGTCAAACTCGGGTGtgataattaacctatacattttaattattttatattctaaaaaaatttgtttaacttattttagagttaaaattttcaatatctagcaataaataattaaaatagatttatcaatgaagttaatatttggtcgtgtcattgataactcgggtaaatcgggtagcgggttgtcacaggtcgggtcaatagcaggtttcatcgagttacaatcgatttcgggttgacatcgggtcgggtatcgaatcgggttcgggtcattgttcggtcgggtcagttcggttatcggtcattttcgggtcgggtgtcgggttcgCGTTCGGGTGCtacaacatcgggttaaaatcggttatcgattttttcgggtcgggtacaggtcgggtttcgggttacatgttttaccgtaatttcgggtcatggtcggttacgagttcggtcggttcaggtcgagttttcaggtcgggtcagtttttgacagctctagatgctgcccatcgaggtacccatgcaaactcccacgggagattacttcgccgaaggcggtgggaactcctcgtagtagaaccaaaaaaaacaaattaagctTTCTTCTTCAATAGGAATATTGTTGAGTAATGAGGTTTTGATGATTGTAAACTaatgatgattatctatttaacaTGTGTGTCAAGATGCGCGCAGGATGAACAAGTTATGATTGAAACAAGAAACAAGTAACACGAGCAATGAGAAGTTATTGTTCACTAAAGTGAAGATGGCTACGTCATACATGCTGTTTATATGTAAATTAGCATTTATATTGGTAAACTTCATGTGGTAAGTACAGTGACAAAGGAAAAACGAAATGATACTTTATATGGTCCAGCATGAACAACCAGAAAGAGATCAGAAACTGTTTATCAGAGTTCCTAGTTGTCTGACTGTTCCTGTTCCTAGTCACATGTACGACATGTACTTGTATGCGTTAATAGAGTTTATGAGTGCATATAATACTTTCATATTTGCATCCTAATATGTTTGTTATATTGTAGGTAAGAGTCCATATTGGGAAGTTGTTTATTAGACGTAGGATTTTGCATTAGTCTAGGTCTCTCATATTATCCTATCATAAGTACATATAGTTGTATGTGCTTAGGACTCTTCATATAGTTAGATATGCATTAGGAGTCTTCTAGGAATGCATATCATAGCTGGTgtcatttatcatatattatgATGTATTGTAGACGGTTCAGGAgtctaagagttttagtttgcATAAGCATTTTAGGAAAGATTAAATGCTTAGAGTTTAAGCTTTCATAATTAGTATTATGCATAATATAGGATTGTTTAGATTCACTGTATTTTAGGTATTTGAGTCACATAATATTTGCCATACATATTAAAGTTCTTATTAGGGTAGGAATATTATTTATGtattaatatattatattccatattatcctatgtgtattttagtcaagtaaatattataatatatgatttatgcaTATCTATCATACTTGACTCAATATCTAACGTGGTTTATTATGCATGCAAAGAAATGATAAATGACGTGTGTAGGTAAGACTTTGAAGAAGACCCAAAGACTTACAGGAAGAACGAGGATTCAAGAGTTAGAGAATCCAAGAGAAGAGAAACTTGGACTCGAGGAGAATTAAGAGTACAAgtacagagaaagagaagagaagaaaatcTAGTAGCATTAGTGTGCTTAATAGATTTGTTTTAGAAACTGAAAGTTCGGAGCTGGTGGAACAACGTACGTGGAACGATGTCAATGACGAGGGTACTGATCCTAGTCTGCACGTAGTATATAGGATTGCATGAGTATAGTATTTTGATCACGTTACCTTAGAGTTAATTTGTGTCCTAATAGAAGTCTAAACATAATAATACTAAGTCATGTACTAAGGAGTTTTAGAAATAGTTAGGATTATGTGTTTGATAGTAATTAGGATTGCATTAGTTAATGGTTAAATAATGTTTATCTTATTTAAGAGTCATGATAGGAAAGGAGTGTCGTTTAGATAGAGTTTTCATTAATATATCTACTGCATAAAGAGTTATTATTCGATCATATGTTTGTTAGAGTCTTAGGATAAAAGTCTATCATGATAGAGTTCTATTAGGTCTAGGATtcctaaataaaagataaacataaaatatatcttctaGGGTTAATAGGTAACATGCATCACTATATATACTGCATTCATAAGTCTAGGAAAAATTGTCTGACTTAGTGGTGTTACGTGCTTAAGTTAAATCTACATTATAACCCACGTCAGTACCGCCAGTTCCTGTTCCACATACGTAGTTCCTGCTCCAGCAGAATTCCAGATTCTATTTGTTATTCTATCTTTTATACTTGAGAGTTGAGAAGGGGTTTGAGTGAACCTTGTAATTGAGAGAATCAGCTTGAGTCGAGCTGAAGAGTTGAGAGAGAAGATCTCTAGAGAGATCATTGAGAAGGAACGGTTGAGGGACTGTTCCTAAGGGAGTTGAGTTTAGGGAACTGTGATTTTCCTAATTAGTAAAAGGGTTTAAGTCCCtacggggccgtggtttttcctctctattagggtagagaggtttccacgctaaaatctctcttgcaatctcttaatgtttttaattccgcgaaaaagtagatccaacatctacaaacactaattcaccccccctcttgtgttgtTCATCTAAACTAACAAATATTACACAAATTAAGCACTATATTTACAAGCTTTATACGTGAAATCACCTTGTTAGATTAATGCCCAGCTCGTGCCCTCCACACTCGTgattagagctgtcaaaacaggtcatcgggtcgggtttgagTCGGGTCATGATaaggtcgggtcgtgtcgggtcaataTTCCATCCGAGTTGAGTTCGAGTTCGGTCGGGTtgatttcaggtcgggtcatgtcgggtttTCCTATCTCGGGTTCAGTTCGGGTCGGGTCACATTTCGGTCAGGTTttaattttgggttttgggtcttatcgggtcgggtttaagtcggtttgtagcAGGTAATTTCGGGTTCGAGTCTTATCGAGTCGGGCTTAAGTCGGTTTGCAACGTAGTTATTTTCGGGTCTTggtttggatcggataataatcGGATTAGATAGAATTCAGGTCGGGTCACTCTCGGggacgggtcaaactcgggtctgataattaagctatacattttaattattttatattgtaaaaaatattgtttaacttattttagagttaaattttATATAGACCAAATAATCGCGTGTTTTTGTCAAGTCAAAACATATATAAAGTAAATATGGAATACGAACCAATGATCGATTTGGTCATCTAAAAATGTGAAAGTGAAAAACATTTACTCCCGCAACTCGAATTTCAATTTTTGGAATGAGGGATAAGTGAGTGGGTCTCGAGCCAATGCGAGTCTCCTTTATGATAGTGTAGCCCTTTTTTTTTCGTTGTTGAGCATATTGACATAGGTCGCGCAGACAAAGAGAAAGACGGTCAGTTAGGATGTTAGATTCAATTCTTACCTTTTGCAAAAAATAACTCAAAATTATTTGTAAAAACAAAACAAGTTTTACTTTAACTttgtttatttatattaaaaacgTTAAGTTGTTCAACACGTTTTAATTTTTCGCGTCTTAATTATTCAGTATCTTgtaataaataagtaaaatagATTTTTCGTTGAAGTTAATATTTGGTCGTGTCAATGATAAGTCGGGTTATCAACAGGTCGGGTAAATCGGGTAGCGGGTTGGCTATTGATATTAGAGACCATATATAGTTTCTATGACAAAAAAATACATCGGGATTGAATTTCTTTGGtaaaaaaatcaattcaccAACTGCTTGCGATTTCTTTGCACCCCTAACATTCCAACTCATAATTTTGATTTAAAAAATAAGAGATATGTAGAAAATGCCACCAAAGAGCAGtaatttgagttgaattttcaTACAAAGGTCGAACATTTGGCAGGGATAAACAATATCCGGTCAAGCATCGAATGATGCGGGCAAGGAAAATTGGCATTCCCAAGTTAGATACAACAAAGCAGCTTGAAAAATGAGATGTATCCAAATACAAATTAGCATTAGACAAGACAATTATCATCGTTGAGTAAATATTGCCAAATAGTCTATGGATTACAAAGACATGAGAATATAGACAATAAAATTCAAGTAATATCCATTGAAAGTATAGACTATTACATTGAAGTGTGTATTCACATATATTTAATTACCAGTTTGCTGAGTAAATATTGACGAAAAAAAGTTGTATTATATGAGAAAATCCTGAAAGTCCAAATATGTATGTATAAAGAAATTACGAAGTAAGCAGATAtaagtaagaaaaaaaaatccagaaACTCGAAATACGAAGCAACTGGTCGGAGTAGAAATAGACAGAATGCAACGCTGTGTAGAGAAATATTGAATGACGACAGATAGACTGAGAACGCAATAGGGTGTGAGAATAATTAATAGAAACTGAGTCATAATCGAAATAATAGATAATATACAATACATATACCTTAAAATTAAGTATAAGGATCGAATAGTGAGAGAGAGCAATATAATTAATAACCTTAAGGGAGGAATAACTATCCAATTGAAATCAGAATTGCAAATAAAAGTAGCAAATATTCTGAAGAGAACATAATGCATACGATAGCAAAGAATTATCAAATTTGAAGCAAGCAACATAATGCAAAAAAGGCATACAATTTGGCTAATTTGAACAAGGTAGGTTGTTCCGACTTCCGAGCATGGATATGAAACCTCGATAGGTTTGATCTTATCTATTGTCCTCGACCAATGAGCACCTTCAATACCCTCACCCTCACCCTCACC
This sequence is a window from Spinacia oleracea cultivar Varoflay chromosome 1, BTI_SOV_V1, whole genome shotgun sequence. Protein-coding genes within it:
- the LOC110801658 gene encoding thionin-like protein 2 — protein: MNFKKTKSLITSLLLLIMGFSIMARKCNATTFQECYIPCYILCAIQPTHTLSYCAFECLRDCIIPTNNTHVTSFHFCNLGCASSHCTNISTLKKPGGKEVEGCVRSCNGVCEKNYLNNVTP